The following nucleotide sequence is from Glycine max cultivar Williams 82 chromosome 9, Glycine_max_v4.0, whole genome shotgun sequence.
TCACCTTCAGTTGTTTGATTTTCTATGCATGGTGTTCTTTCTTGGGGCTGCTTGCTTCACTTTCTTCCTCCACATTCTCTACAATTTGTTTCAGAATGTTTTCTTCATCTGCTTCAAGTTTTTGCATACATTGTTCAAAGGCAGACACCAACTCTGGACTAAATACAGAATCCTCACTGGATTCATTTGCATTTCTAATGTCCATGATAGAATAACTGCCAAATTTTGGGGTGACATAGGATTCAGGAGAGTATATTCCACTTGCAGGGAGCCATTCTCTAAGACTAGCAATTGCTGGATATTCGACACCGGTTGGGATTCTAAGTGATTCTAGCCTCTTTGCCACAGCTTTTCTCTTAATTCCCTTCTCAATTGTGCTTGTTTTATGGCTTGGAACCACTCCCTCATTCTTAATACCTGAACTAGATATGTGACTTTTAGGACTTGGAGTTGTAGCTACTGTGCTGATTTCTGATGTTGTACTCAAGTTGTCGGTCTCCTTCactacttttctttcttctatttcttccaatgaataatttttgtttaagcATGGTGGTTGCATCTTCTTGATGACACAATCCCTATCCTCAGTATGATGAGTTGTATTAGCTCCTGAACCAGCATCTTCTTCATCATTAAACTCACTTTGCTGATCTGTGAGGGATTCGGCcaaccatatttttttaaccatatCATCATATTCCTTCAATGTGTGAAAGCTCCTACTACGCGCAGCACCCTTGGAGCTCAAGTCATGTTTATCTTCAAAACCAGATGAATTCTCCTGAGCAAGAGACTGCACAATGTGTTCTGGAAATTGGTGCCAACTTTTGGACCTGTTCTTATCACTCTCAATTTGTTTCCCTTCTCCTTGGCCTAGTCTTGCTGATGATGGCAGCTTCAACTTCTTGATAGTTTCAGAACTGGCACTGGCAGGCTCAATGGCCAGTTTTGAGGAAGTGTTAGAACTTAAACTTCCAGAATGCAGTTTGTTGGATACTGTGTTAGCTGCACAGAAAAGAGCAAGGTACTGGTCACTGCCACCAGTGGAGATGATTAGATCTTCCAGCAATGGAATGCCGTTAGTTTTTCTCTGTgatctcttctttctctcttcatgGAAGCTGATTGATCTGGCTATgacttttgaagaaaaacaccCCATGGTATGTAGATAATGCACACCTGACAAGGGTCAGAGGAGATAGAAGCAATAAGAGTTGCACTAATCTGAATCAGACATAGAATGGAAACAAAGTCCTAGGGAGCATGACATGTGATTTGTTTTAATGTCATATATTTAAACAAAGAATGTTATATGTAAgtatataagaagaaaataagcaaACTGTAGAGTTTAGAGCATTACATGGGAAATCCTTACCAGTAGTTAGTGCCCAACTTCAAGTCTGTACCTGCAAAATATACAGAACTGGGGTCACAGAAGTGATTATAAGCTTTGGCCTTCGATAACACAAACAATGGTATGAGCCTGAAACAAGAAACTTTTTAAGATGAAATTGAAATCCAGCATGGCACTTTTA
It contains:
- the LOC100779669 gene encoding uncharacterized protein, translated to MGCFSSKVIARSISFHEERKKRSQRKTNGIPLLEDLIISTGGSDQYLALFCAANTVSNKLHSGSLSSNTSSKLAIEPASASSETIKKLKLPSSARLGQGEGKQIESDKNRSKSWHQFPEHIVQSLAQENSSGFEDKHDLSSKGAARSRSFHTLKEYDDMVKKIWLAESLTDQQSEFNDEEDAGSGANTTHHTEDRDCVIKKMQPPCLNKNYSLEEIEERKVVKETDNLSTTSEISTVATTPSPKSHISSSGIKNEGVVPSHKTSTIEKGIKRKAVAKRLESLRIPTGVEYPAIASLREWLPASGIYSPESYVTPKFGSYSIMDIRNANESSEDSVFSPELVSAFEQCMQKLEADEENILKQIVENVEEESEASSPKKEHHA